A single window of Selenomonas sputigena DNA harbors:
- a CDS encoding ArsR/SmtB family transcription factor: protein MATIYEERAKIFKALSDARRLRILELLQNGEKCTCTLNDEVNMPQSSLSYHMKILCEAGIVTGREDGKWTHYQISKQGSEKVLSLLKDTIAIDEINMSCNKCSNT, encoded by the coding sequence ATGGCAACTATTTATGAGGAAAGAGCAAAAATCTTTAAAGCTTTAAGTGATGCGCGTAGATTACGCATTTTAGAACTTTTGCAGAATGGAGAAAAGTGTACTTGCACTTTAAACGATGAAGTGAATATGCCTCAATCTTCGCTTTCCTATCACATGAAAATCCTATGTGAAGCAGGTATTGTGACAGGTCGTGAGGACGGTAAATGGACACATTACCAAATCAGCAAGCAAGGCAGTGAAAAGGTACTGTCTTTATTGAAAGATACGATTGCTATTGACGAAATAAATATGAGTTGTAATAAGTGTTCAAACACCTAA
- a CDS encoding thioredoxin family protein has product MSLFNRKNKEEKTPACACNAGCPTSEAPEIKLEKECYGKKVDGICCIKVLGSGCKSCRALLEATQEAVHSMGLAIEIEYVTAMEKIMQYGVMSMPALVVNEQVASMGKVLKSKEVETLLKKMI; this is encoded by the coding sequence ATGTCATTATTTAACAGAAAAAACAAAGAAGAAAAAACGCCTGCGTGTGCTTGTAATGCCGGCTGCCCGACAAGCGAGGCACCAGAAATCAAGCTGGAAAAAGAGTGTTACGGAAAAAAAGTGGACGGAATTTGCTGTATTAAGGTTTTAGGTTCTGGTTGCAAAAGCTGTCGTGCACTGTTAGAAGCAACTCAGGAAGCGGTTCATTCAATGGGACTTGCTATTGAGATTGAATATGTTACAGCCATGGAAAAAATCATGCAGTATGGAGTAATGAGTATGCCAGCTCTTGTTGTAAATGAGCAGGTTGCTTCTATGGGAAAGGTGTTGAAATCAAAAGAAGTAGAAACACTTTTGAAAAAAATGATTTAG
- a CDS encoding permease, which yields MQELKSVWDFFQNEILGMKWLNQLIGNLLEACGLSTETRLGGSVQFFIYDTIKIMLLLGVLILIISYIQSYFPPERTKKILGRFRGIGANMIAALLGTVTPFCSCSSIPIFIGFTSAGLPLGVTFSFLISSPMVDLGSLVLLMSIFGWKVAIVYVLLGLIIAVAGGSLIEKLHLENEVEEYIKNGKSVDIPQEELHFKDRLHFAWEQDVSTAKKVAPYVLIGVGIGAIIHNWIPEEIIVKILGANNPFGVIIATIAGVPMYADIFGTIPIAEALLAKGALLGVVLSFMMGVTTLSLPSMIMLRKAVKPKLLWIFIAICTVGIILVGYLFNAIQPILI from the coding sequence ATGCAGGAACTAAAAAGTGTTTGGGATTTCTTTCAGAATGAAATCCTCGGTATGAAATGGCTAAACCAACTGATAGGAAATCTGTTAGAAGCGTGTGGTCTATCTACTGAAACTCGGTTAGGGGGAAGCGTTCAGTTTTTCATCTACGACACCATAAAAATTATGCTATTGCTGGGCGTTTTGATTTTGATAATTTCGTATATTCAAAGTTATTTCCCGCCGGAGAGAACCAAAAAGATATTAGGGAGATTTCGAGGAATAGGGGCAAATATGATAGCTGCCCTTTTGGGAACAGTTACGCCGTTTTGTTCTTGTTCGTCCATTCCAATATTTATCGGTTTTACCAGTGCCGGGCTGCCGCTGGGTGTTACGTTTTCTTTTTTAATTTCTTCTCCTATGGTAGACCTCGGCTCTCTTGTACTCCTTATGAGCATATTTGGCTGGAAAGTGGCAATCGTGTATGTTCTGCTCGGACTTATAATTGCTGTTGCAGGAGGGAGTTTAATCGAAAAACTACACCTTGAAAATGAAGTAGAGGAATACATTAAAAATGGAAAATCCGTTGATATTCCGCAGGAAGAATTGCACTTTAAGGATAGACTTCATTTTGCATGGGAACAGGATGTATCTACTGCGAAAAAGGTTGCACCTTATGTCTTGATCGGTGTAGGTATCGGGGCTATTATTCATAACTGGATACCAGAAGAAATCATTGTTAAGATACTCGGAGCTAATAACCCATTTGGTGTAATTATCGCAACTATTGCCGGAGTACCCATGTATGCAGATATTTTTGGAACAATTCCGATTGCAGAAGCACTACTGGCAAAGGGAGCATTGTTGGGCGTTGTTTTATCTTTTATGATGGGCGTTACCACTTTGTCCCTGCCTTCAATGATTATGCTTCGTAAAGCTGTAAAACCTAAACTTTTATGGATTTTTATCGCAATCTGTACGGTCGGAATTATACTGGTTGGCTATCTCTTTAACGCCATTCAGCCAATACTAATTTGA
- a CDS encoding TrkH family potassium uptake protein, translating into MNIIGRLRRLSPFRIIILSFLVLILCGTGLLMLPWATANGEGASLADALFTAVSASCVTGLTAVDTASYWTLFGQLVILAMIQIGGFGVITIAVSLAALSGQRIGLMQRSLSKEAVSAPQLGGIVPLLYFILRLTFFIEFLGALFLAPSFCQKVGLVRGIYFAVFHSISSFCNAGFDLFGNSLMDFAADPVVNITVMLLIIAGGLGFTTWADIRLNRRNFRAYSLQSKIALTMTAVLILIPALFFFFFELDPGVSTGEHFLISLFQSVTTRTAGYNTIDIKDFSETGRAALIVLMLIGGSPGSTAGGIKTTTAFTLFAIMIATFRLKEEPTCFSRRLSPETQRHAVTILMMYLLLFASGSVLLNLIDDIRLIDSAFETASALGTVGLSIGVTEDLGPLSKCVMMLLMFFGRIGGLTVIFAAHARGRQESGRRPEERITIG; encoded by the coding sequence ATGAACATCATCGGTCGCTTGCGAAGGCTGTCGCCTTTCCGCATCATCATCTTGAGTTTCCTCGTCCTGATTCTCTGCGGCACAGGACTTCTGATGCTGCCTTGGGCGACGGCAAACGGAGAGGGCGCCTCCCTTGCGGACGCGCTCTTCACCGCCGTTTCCGCCAGCTGCGTGACAGGACTCACCGCCGTGGATACCGCTTCCTACTGGACGCTTTTCGGTCAGCTCGTCATCCTCGCCATGATTCAGATCGGCGGCTTCGGCGTCATTACAATCGCGGTTTCTCTCGCCGCTCTTTCCGGACAGCGCATCGGGCTCATGCAGCGCAGCCTTTCCAAGGAAGCCGTTTCAGCGCCGCAGCTCGGCGGCATCGTGCCGCTCCTCTACTTCATTCTGCGCTTGACTTTCTTCATCGAATTTCTCGGTGCGCTCTTCCTCGCCCCTTCTTTTTGCCAAAAAGTCGGCCTCGTGCGCGGCATTTACTTCGCCGTCTTTCACTCCATCTCATCCTTCTGCAATGCGGGCTTCGACCTCTTCGGCAATTCCTTGATGGACTTCGCTGCCGACCCCGTCGTAAACATCACGGTCATGCTCCTCATCATCGCCGGCGGCCTCGGCTTCACCACCTGGGCGGACATACGTCTGAACCGCAGAAATTTTCGCGCCTACAGCCTGCAAAGCAAGATCGCCCTCACGATGACGGCAGTCCTCATCCTTATTCCTGCGCTTTTCTTCTTTTTCTTCGAGCTTGATCCCGGCGTTTCCACGGGCGAACACTTCCTGATCTCCCTCTTTCAATCCGTCACGACCCGCACTGCCGGCTACAATACGATCGACATCAAAGACTTCAGCGAGACGGGACGAGCCGCCCTCATCGTCCTGATGCTCATCGGCGGCTCTCCCGGCTCCACAGCGGGCGGCATCAAGACGACGACGGCTTTCACCTTGTTCGCCATCATGATCGCCACCTTTCGGCTCAAGGAGGAGCCGACCTGCTTCTCTCGCCGTCTTTCGCCCGAAACCCAGCGTCACGCCGTCACCATCCTCATGATGTATCTGCTGCTTTTTGCCTCCGGCAGCGTGCTGCTCAACCTCATCGACGACATTCGCCTGATTGACAGTGCTTTTGAGACGGCTTCTGCACTGGGGACCGTCGGTCTTTCCATCGGCGTCACCGAGGATCTTGGCCCGCTTTCCAAATGCGTCATGATGCTTTTGATGTTCTTTGGACGCATCGGCGGCCTCACGGTCATCTTTGCGGCACACGCGCGCGGGCGGCAGGAATCCGGCCGCCGCCCAGAGGAACGAATCACCATCGGATAG
- a CDS encoding diguanylate cyclase domain-containing protein produces the protein MWQYKADIPETHYQNQCVKLLLQKLGAILFSYELKTDTMSFRLVRGGMQAREIVGFRRTMNAERRLMVHPDFLEQMIAFFSGQNTERDSFLLDMGNPPTGKYSWYKFVIEQENDEYGHLGTVRGVMWRTDRLHDAAKEGGRFRSELDSVTGVANENGLLKEADRFLAGEGKKDVNALVLVRLDCYGDLEKRLGKRGAETLLVRLCNSIGGKFRSGDVLAHLGDGAFAVFVRDVTSKPLLELNVKGIEAIFRPGNAEYGKYGMKCRITLAYSPEEGIRCRDLLNAARKKAPLL, from the coding sequence ATGTGGCAGTATAAGGCGGATATTCCCGAAACACACTATCAAAATCAATGCGTCAAGCTTCTCTTGCAAAAGCTCGGTGCTATCTTGTTCAGCTACGAATTGAAGACGGATACGATGTCCTTTCGCTTGGTGCGCGGCGGTATGCAGGCGCGTGAGATCGTGGGTTTTCGCCGCACGATGAACGCCGAGCGGCGTCTGATGGTACATCCGGATTTCCTCGAGCAGATGATCGCCTTCTTCTCGGGCCAGAATACGGAACGCGACAGTTTCCTGCTCGACATGGGGAATCCCCCGACGGGCAAGTACTCGTGGTACAAGTTTGTCATCGAGCAGGAGAACGATGAATACGGACACTTGGGCACCGTGCGCGGCGTCATGTGGCGCACAGACCGCCTGCATGATGCGGCGAAGGAAGGTGGACGCTTCCGCTCCGAACTTGATTCCGTTACGGGCGTTGCCAACGAGAACGGCTTGCTCAAGGAAGCCGACCGTTTCCTTGCAGGTGAAGGAAAGAAGGATGTCAATGCACTCGTCCTCGTGCGTTTGGATTGCTATGGGGATTTGGAAAAGCGTCTGGGAAAGCGCGGCGCGGAAACGCTTCTCGTGAGGCTTTGCAACTCCATCGGCGGTAAGTTCCGCTCGGGCGATGTGCTTGCGCATCTTGGCGATGGCGCGTTCGCCGTCTTTGTGCGCGATGTGACGAGCAAGCCGCTTTTGGAACTGAACGTCAAGGGCATCGAAGCGATTTTCCGCCCGGGAAATGCAGAATATGGAAAGTACGGCATGAAGTGCCGCATCACGCTCGCCTATTCACCGGAGGAAGGCATACGCTGCCGCGACCTTCTCAACGCAGCGAGGAAAAAGGCGCCGCTTCTCTGA
- the msrB gene encoding peptide-methionine (R)-S-oxide reductase MsrB, protein MKIPSLRIICALGLAFCLGGCGAAPASMAEMPEEIVQKNAPQEGEAEIYLAGGCFWGTEHYLSLAPGVISAESGYANGRTARPSYREVCSGSGHAEAVHVVYDPKVLPLEKLLELFYESIDPTAKNRQGNDVGEQYRSGIYYVAKSGRAHGEVAVIGDSLRRLEERLKKPVAIETGPIVNFYRAEEEHQKYLEKHPDGYCHIPLSLMADMRGKSEAAKEGQKEKSYARPSDDELKERLTAMQYKVTQEKATEAPFQNEYDHEFRAGIYCDVTTGEPLFVSTHKYDSGCGWPAFSRPIDASLIAEHEDTSHGMVRTEVTAAKSGAHLGHVFEDGPKALGGIRYCINSASLRFVPKEEMEAQGYGAYLPLLDE, encoded by the coding sequence ATGAAAATTCCATCCTTACGCATCATCTGCGCCTTGGGGCTTGCATTTTGTCTGGGCGGCTGCGGGGCGGCGCCCGCATCGATGGCTGAGATGCCTGAGGAAATCGTGCAGAAGAACGCGCCGCAAGAGGGCGAGGCGGAGATTTACCTCGCGGGCGGCTGCTTCTGGGGCACGGAGCATTACTTGAGCCTTGCACCCGGCGTCATATCGGCGGAGAGCGGCTACGCGAACGGGCGCACGGCGCGTCCGTCGTATCGCGAGGTGTGCTCGGGCAGCGGCCATGCCGAAGCCGTGCATGTCGTCTACGATCCGAAGGTTCTGCCGCTCGAAAAGCTGTTGGAACTGTTTTACGAGTCCATCGACCCGACGGCGAAGAACCGCCAGGGAAACGATGTCGGCGAGCAGTATCGTTCGGGCATTTACTATGTGGCAAAGAGCGGCAGGGCGCACGGGGAAGTCGCTGTGATCGGCGATTCGCTACGTCGCCTGGAGGAGAGGCTGAAAAAGCCTGTCGCCATAGAGACGGGGCCTATCGTGAACTTTTACCGCGCAGAAGAGGAGCATCAAAAGTATCTGGAAAAGCATCCGGACGGCTACTGCCATATCCCGCTTTCGTTGATGGCCGACATGCGCGGGAAGAGCGAAGCGGCGAAGGAAGGGCAGAAGGAGAAGTCTTATGCGAGGCCGTCAGACGATGAACTCAAGGAGCGCCTGACGGCGATGCAGTACAAGGTGACGCAGGAGAAGGCGACGGAAGCGCCGTTTCAGAATGAATACGATCATGAGTTTCGCGCGGGAATCTATTGCGATGTGACGACGGGGGAGCCGCTCTTCGTTTCGACACACAAGTATGATTCGGGCTGCGGCTGGCCGGCTTTCTCGCGTCCGATCGACGCCTCTCTCATCGCGGAGCACGAGGATACGTCGCACGGCATGGTGCGCACGGAGGTCACGGCAGCCAAGAGCGGCGCTCACCTCGGGCACGTCTTTGAGGACGGCCCCAAGGCGTTGGGCGGCATCCGCTACTGCATCAACAGCGCTTCTCTGCGTTTCGTGCCGAAAGAAGAGATGGAGGCGCAGGGCTACGGTGCGTATCTGCCGCTGCTGGATGAATGA
- a CDS encoding potassium channel family protein, which produces MKSILLIGLGRFGRYIAKKLHDMQHDVLAVDHDEDRVNRILPLVTNALIADSTNADFLQSLGIPSFDVCIVAIGDDFQSSLETTSLLKEFGARYVVARASRDTHEKFLLRNGADETVYPERQLALWTAIRCGSNHILDYFPLSDEYAIYEVPVPKAWEGKSIIELDIRRRHHLNILGIKAGDRIDLNISAQTILAANAAVLVAGRQEDVDRALRKND; this is translated from the coding sequence ATGAAATCCATCCTGCTCATCGGCCTCGGCCGCTTCGGCCGCTACATTGCCAAGAAGCTGCACGACATGCAGCATGACGTCCTCGCCGTCGACCACGACGAAGACCGTGTAAATCGCATACTGCCGCTCGTGACGAACGCTCTCATCGCCGACAGCACCAATGCCGACTTTCTGCAGTCCCTCGGCATCCCCAGCTTCGATGTCTGCATCGTCGCCATCGGCGATGACTTTCAAAGCTCCCTCGAAACGACCTCCCTCCTCAAAGAGTTCGGCGCTCGCTATGTCGTGGCGCGCGCTTCGCGTGACACTCACGAGAAATTTCTGCTGCGAAACGGCGCGGATGAAACCGTCTACCCCGAGCGCCAGCTTGCCCTGTGGACGGCCATCCGCTGCGGCTCCAACCACATCCTCGACTACTTCCCGCTCAGCGACGAATACGCCATCTACGAAGTGCCCGTGCCCAAAGCATGGGAAGGGAAAAGCATCATCGAGCTTGATATCCGCCGCCGTCATCACCTGAACATCCTCGGCATCAAAGCAGGCGACCGCATCGACCTCAATATCTCCGCCCAAACCATCCTCGCCGCCAATGCCGCTGTCCTTGTCGCAGGCAGGCAGGAAGACGTCGACCGCGCGCTTCGGAAGAATGATTGA